GCCACCGTGGTCCAGGTCCTCCGGGACATCTCCCTCCTCCTCCAGATGAAGGGTGAGAACCCCTTCCGCAGTCGCGCCTACGACACCGCCGCCGACCGCATCGCCGGCCTCTCCGAAGATCTCGGCGCCCTCGTCCGCGAGGGCCGCCTGAAGGAACTGCCGGGAATCGGACAGGCGATCGCCGACAAGGTCTCCGAGCTGCTCACCACCGGCAAGCTCGCCTACCTCGACGCGCTGCGTGCCGAGTTCCCCCCGGGCGTCCTGGAGCTCGTCCAGGTGCCCGACCTCGGTCCGAAGAAGGCCCTGGTCCTCGCCCGCCAGTTGGGGGTGGACGGCGTGGACGCGCTGGAGAAGGCGTGCCGCGAGGGCCGCGTCCGTCAGCTCCCGGGCTTCGGCGAGAAGAGCGAGGCGAAGATCCTCGCCGGCGTCGAGCTGTTCCGGCGGACCCGGACGCCCCGGCGGCTGCTCGGGGAGGTGCTGCCCGTGGCGGAGAAGTTGCTCGAGTCCATCAAGGCCACCCCCGGCGTCGTCCGCGCGAGCGTCGGAGGCAGCCTGCGCCGGCGGGCCGAGACCGTCGGGGACGTGGACCTCATCGCCTCCGCGCCCGATGCGAGCGCGGTGTTCGATGCCTTCTCCCGCTCGCCCGAGGTGGCTCACATCATCGGCCGCGGCGAGAGCAAGTGCTCGGTGCGGCTGCACGAGAAGGACCTCCAGGTGGACCTGCGCGTCCTCCCGGACGAGGACTTCGCCACCGCCCTGCACCACTTCACCGGCTCCAAGGCCCACCACGTGCGGCTGCGCGGGCTCGCCCATGAGCGCGGGCTGAAGATCTCCGAGTGGGGCCTCCACCGCGACGATGGCTCCAAGGTGCCCGTGCCCGACGAGGCCACCCTCTACCGGCTGCTCGGCATGCAGTACATCCCCCCCGAGCTGCGCGAGGACACCGGGGAGATCGAAGCCGCGCTCGCGGGCCGGCTGCCCGAGGACCTGGTCACGCTGGAGGACGTCCAGGGCGCCGTGCACGCGCACAGCACCTGGTCCGATGGGAAGAACTCGCTCGAGGAGATGGCGCGGGCGGCCCAGGCGCTCGGCCTGAAGTTCCTCACCGTCACCGAGCACAGTCAGGCGGCCATCTACGCCGGGGGTCTCAAGGAGGACGACCTGCGCCGCCAGTGGGACGAGATCGACCGCGTCAACGACACCGTCAAGGGCGTCCGGCTCCTCAAGGGCATCGAGGTGGACATCCTGGAGAGTGGCGCGCTCGACTATTCGGACGGCATCCTCGAGCGGCTCGAGGTCGTCATCGGCTCCATCCACGTGCGTCACTCCATGGACGAGGAGCAGATGACGCAGCGGCTGCTGAAGGCCTTCGACAACCCGCACCTGCACATCCTCGGGCACCCCACCGGCCGCCTCCTCCAGAATCGCGACCCCTACCCCGTGCGAATGGAGGCGGTGCTCGACAAGGCCGCCGAGCGCGGCGTGGTGGTGGAGGTCAACGGCAAGCCGGAGCGGTTGGACCTGAAGACGGAGCACGTGCGCCAGGCGCTCCAGCGCGGCGTGAAGCTGGTGGTGAGCGCCGACGCGCACAAGGCCTCGGACCTGCGCAACCTCGCCTTCGCCGTGGCCACCGCGCGCCGGGGCTGGGCTCGCAAGGGCGACATCCTCAACACCCTCCCCGCCGAGCAGTTCATCTCCACCCTCCGGAAGCTTCGCGCCGCCTGACGCGGGCCGGTACCGGTGCTAGGCTCGCGGCGCCTTGCCGCGTCCCCTGCTCGCCCTCGTCCTCGTCCTGCTCGCCACCGGTGCCTCCGCCGAGGATCGCCCCTCCCGCGCCGATCTGCAGAAGGCGCTGAGGCTGTACGAGCGCTCCGTGGTGCGGGTGCGAGGGCCTCGCGAGGCCGGCCCCGGCGTCATCGTGGGCACCGAGGGACAGGTGCTCACCTCCGTGCGCCATGTGAGCCTGGAGGCCGCCCAGGTGGAGTACGACGGGCGGACGTTGCCGGCCACGGTGGTGCTCGCCAACGGGTACCTGAAGGTGGCCGTCGTCGCCGCCCCTGCCGGTGAGTACCCAGCCGCTCCCGTGCGGGTGGCCACCGGGAGCCCCGTCGGCCAGTGGCTCATCGGCATCATCCCGGGGCGGGGCAAGCAGAAGGAGCGGCCGTCATCGGCCCTGGCGCGCAAGGCTCCCGCCCCCTTCTTCGACGTGGACCTGGCACTCCCGCCGGGCAGCCCGCTCTTCGACACCCAGGGCCGGCTGGTGGCCGTCTCCGTGCAACGTCGGGGACGCGGTTGCCGGGCGCTGCCCCTGGATGTCGTCAAACAGCAGCTCGCCACGAAGGTGGCCGCACCGTGAGCACCGCCTCCTCGGCCGCCCCCTGGCGCCCCAACGCCGTGCAGGAGGCAGTGGGCCTCTGGGCCCTGGGCTTCCTGGGCATCATCGTCGCCTTCCTCCTCTTCGGCGGCTCCGGCATCCCCAAGCTGGTGGCCACCGTGGGCTTCCTCTACCTGCCGCTCATCCCCATGCGCTGGCGCGGGGAGGACTACCGGGACTACGGGCTCAGCCCGCGCACCTGGCGCCAGGACGTGCGCCTCTTCCTGGGCATGAGCCTGGTGGTGTTCCCCCTCTTCTTCGGGGCCTTCGTCCTCTGGACGCAGGTGATTCTGCCGAACCTGCCCCTGGAGCTGGCGCGCCTGCTGGCTCCCTTCCGGGGCGCGGCGCACTTCACCCCACGGCTCCCGCCCCGCTTCGGCGAGTGGGTGGTGGATCAGCTCTTCGTGGTGGCCCTGCCGGAGGAGTTCTTCTACCGGGGCTACATGCAGGCCCGCCTGCGCGACGCATGGCCCCAGGGACGGCGCTTCCTCGGCGTCCGGCTGGGGCCGGCCTTCTGGCTCACGGCGGTGCTCTTCGCGCTCGGCCACCTGGCCATCTTCCAGGTGTGGCGCCTGTCCGTCTTCTTCCCCGCCCTGCTCTTCGGCTGGATGCGCGAGCGCACCGGCAGCGTGGTGGGCGCCGCCCTCTTCCACGCCGCCTCCAACCTCTTCGTGCGCTTCCTCGAGGTGTCCTTCTTCGGGGTGTGAGCGGCTACGGCGTGAGGTGCCGCACCTGGAGGTCCGAGCCCACCACCAGCGTGGTTCCCTCGGCCAGCTCCACCCAGCCCGTCGGGCGGGTGAGGTGCGTGGCCACCACCACCGAGCGCCTGCGCCGGTGCGCCGCCACTCCGGGCTGCGTCTCGGGCGAGCTGGGCGTAATCCCGCACACCTCGCAGCGATCCGTGCCCTCCAGGCGCGTGTAGTACAGCGGCTGGGCGCCCACCCGGGTGGCCACCAGGACGTAGCCGTTGGTGGCCAGCAGGTTCACCGTGGAGACGCGCGCGGCCCCCGCCTTCACCGAGGCCTTCGACAGCGCCTGGGCCGTGTCCGCCAGCAGCCGGCCCGCCACCTCGGCCCCCAGCCTCGGGTCATCCGCGTGCCCCGTGGCCCACAGCCGCTCGAGGAAGAGCGCGAAGGCCACCTCGCTTTCCGTCTCTCCGCGGATCTGCCGCTGGAGGAAGTCCGGCACGCCGGCCAGCAGCCCCGCGCGGATGCTGGGGAAGTCCTGGATGCTCCCCTGGTGGGCGAACAGCCAGCGGCGCGAGCGGAACGGCTGCGTGTTCTCCTCCAGCGACAGCCCCACGGGCAGCCGCCGCGCGTGGAAGAGCAGCGCCTCGGACTCGTCGCGAGGGGCGAGCGAGTCCAGGCTCAGGTTCGCGTCCCCGGGGAAGCGCCTCAGCAGGACGTCGTCCTGGGCATAGGCGCCAATGCCCACGGCATTCGAGCGTCCCTCCCCCTGGAGAGCCACCTGCCCTTCCAGCCGATGCAGCTCGCACCGCATCAAGTTCGGGTCGGACGTCAAGACGGCCAGGGCAACGGACATGCGGATGAACCCCCTTGTTCAATCCATAGATAATGACGGCCCCCCGCCCCCTCAAGCCAGTTCCCGGCCCGCCGGAAGTCACTCCAACCCCTTGAAACGACTGGGGTTTACACACACGGAACGTTTGACAGCCCCGGTGCGAGGTGCCTAACATCCCGGCGCCTCCCGGAGGGTCCAGTATTGGACGACCCTCCCCTGGCTCACCGGAGACGGAATGTCGGACGACATCGCGATCGGCATCGACCTGGGCACGTCCACCTCGTGCGTATCCGTGGTGCACGAGGGTCAGCCGTTCGTCATCCCCAACGAATGGGGTGAGACGACCCATGCCTCGTGCGTGTCCTTCCTCGAGGACGGCTCGGTGCTGGTGGGCAACGCGGCCAAGCGCAACATCATCACCAACGCCGAGTCCACGGTGTACTCGGCCAAGCGTCTCATCGGGCGCTACTTCTTCTCCGACGAGGTGAAGAAGGCGCAGGCGGTGATGCCGTACCGCATCGTCGAGGGCGACAACAACTCGGTGCGCATCGCCGTGCGAGGGCAGACGTACTCGCTGCCGGAGATTTCGGCGCTCGTCCTCAAGGAGATGAAGGCCATCGCGGAGACGTACCTGGGCCGCGAGGTGCACAAGGCCGTCATCACCGTGCCGGCCTACTTCAACGACAACCAGCGTCAGGCCACCAAGGACGCGGGCCGCATCGCCGGGCTGGAGGTGCTGCGCATCCTCAACGAGCCCACCGCGGCGGCGCTGGCCTACGGCTTCGGCCGCGACGTCAACCAGCGCGTGGTGGTGTACGACCTGGGCGGCGGTACCTTCGACGTCTCCATCCTGGAGATCGGCAAGGACGTCTTCGAGGTGCTCTCCACCGCCGGTGACACGTACCTGGGCGGCGACGACTTCGACGACCGCATCATGACGTGGCTGGCCGACGACTTCCTCAAGCGCACGCGGCTGGACCTGAGGCAGAACAAGTTCTGTCTGCAGATGCTCAAGGACGCGGCCGAGCGGGCGAAGATCGACGTGGGCGGCACCGGCGTGGCGGACGTGAACTGCCAGGGCATCTGCCAGGACGCCAGCGGCCAGGTGTTGGATCTGACGGCGAAGCTCACGCAGGACCAGTTCAACCGGATGGTGATGGACCTGGTGCAGCGCACCTTCAAGGTGTGCGACGAGGCCCTGCAGTCCGCGCGCATGACGGCGGCGGACATCGACGCGGTCATCCTGGTGGGTGGCCCCACGCGCCTGCCCATCATCCGCAACTCGGTGCGCCACTACTTCCAGAAGGAGCCCAAGGAAGGCATCAACCCGGACCAGGTGGTCGCCATGGGCGCGGCGCTCCAGGCCAACGCGCTGCAGGACTCGGCCACCGAGACCTTCCTGGTGGACGTGACGCCGCTGTCGCTGCGCATCGGCACGGTGGGCGGCTACACCGAGAAGATCATCGACAAGAACACCCCGGTGCCCATCGACCGCTCGAAGACCTTCACCACCAGCCGCGACGGCCAGGAGAAGGTGAAGATCCGCGTGTACCAGGGCGAGTCCAACCGCGCCGACGAGTGCGAGATGCTGGGCGAGTTCGAGTTCTCCGGCTTCCGCATCGGCTACCGGGGCGAGGTGAAGATCGACGTGACGTTCGAGATCAACACCGACGGCATGGTGAACGTGTCGGCGATGGACCAGGAGACGGGGCAGAAGACGTCCACCACCCTCACCATGTCCTCGGGCATGTCGGAGGCGGACATCCAGCGCTCCATCCAGGCCAACAAGCAGACGCAACTCGCGGGGCACGGCAACAACGACCTGCCCGCCGTCGCCAGTGGGAGACGGAGATAGGCCCGCACGATGTCCCAGCCTCCCCAGAACGGTGCCGGTAAACCTCCCGCTCCACCCGTAGCGTCCCAGCCCGCCACGCCAGCGAGCTCCCGGGCCACTCCGGCGGCCCCCTCGCCCGCCGTGCCCCAGGCTCGCCCGCCCGTCACCGGGACCGCGCCGGCCGTGCCCCCCGTGCGGCCCTCGGTGCCCGGCACCGCCGCTCAGCCCCCGGCGCGTCCGCCCGCGGCGCCCGGCACGCCTCCGGCGAGCGCCAGCGGCGTCCGCCCGGCCGCGCCTCCGCCTCCGCCCGCGACGCCTGGCGCGCCCACGCCGGGAGTGCGTCCGCCTCCCCCGCCGCCCGCCGAGACCGTGCCCTTCGGCGTCCGCCAGGCGGCAACTCCGGGAGTGCCACCACGTCCGCCCGGAACGCCCTCGGGGACGCGCCCCACCGCCAGCTCACTCCCGAGCGTTTCGCCCGTACGCCGTCCTCCGTCCGGCTCC
This is a stretch of genomic DNA from Archangium violaceum. It encodes these proteins:
- the polX gene encoding DNA polymerase/3'-5' exonuclease PolX; the protein is MTLADKATVVQVLRDISLLLQMKGENPFRSRAYDTAADRIAGLSEDLGALVREGRLKELPGIGQAIADKVSELLTTGKLAYLDALRAEFPPGVLELVQVPDLGPKKALVLARQLGVDGVDALEKACREGRVRQLPGFGEKSEAKILAGVELFRRTRTPRRLLGEVLPVAEKLLESIKATPGVVRASVGGSLRRRAETVGDVDLIASAPDASAVFDAFSRSPEVAHIIGRGESKCSVRLHEKDLQVDLRVLPDEDFATALHHFTGSKAHHVRLRGLAHERGLKISEWGLHRDDGSKVPVPDEATLYRLLGMQYIPPELREDTGEIEAALAGRLPEDLVTLEDVQGAVHAHSTWSDGKNSLEEMARAAQALGLKFLTVTEHSQAAIYAGGLKEDDLRRQWDEIDRVNDTVKGVRLLKGIEVDILESGALDYSDGILERLEVVIGSIHVRHSMDEEQMTQRLLKAFDNPHLHILGHPTGRLLQNRDPYPVRMEAVLDKAAERGVVVEVNGKPERLDLKTEHVRQALQRGVKLVVSADAHKASDLRNLAFAVATARRGWARKGDILNTLPAEQFISTLRKLRAA
- a CDS encoding MXAN_2756 family trypsin-like serine endoprotease, whose protein sequence is MPRPLLALVLVLLATGASAEDRPSRADLQKALRLYERSVVRVRGPREAGPGVIVGTEGQVLTSVRHVSLEAAQVEYDGRTLPATVVLANGYLKVAVVAAPAGEYPAAPVRVATGSPVGQWLIGIIPGRGKQKERPSSALARKAPAPFFDVDLALPPGSPLFDTQGRLVAVSVQRRGRGCRALPLDVVKQQLATKVAAP
- the mrtX gene encoding myxosortase MrtX; translated protein: MSTASSAAPWRPNAVQEAVGLWALGFLGIIVAFLLFGGSGIPKLVATVGFLYLPLIPMRWRGEDYRDYGLSPRTWRQDVRLFLGMSLVVFPLFFGAFVLWTQVILPNLPLELARLLAPFRGAAHFTPRLPPRFGEWVVDQLFVVALPEEFFYRGYMQARLRDAWPQGRRFLGVRLGPAFWLTAVLFALGHLAIFQVWRLSVFFPALLFGWMRERTGSVVGAALFHAASNLFVRFLEVSFFGV
- a CDS encoding class II glutamine amidotransferase; this encodes MSVALAVLTSDPNLMRCELHRLEGQVALQGEGRSNAVGIGAYAQDDVLLRRFPGDANLSLDSLAPRDESEALLFHARRLPVGLSLEENTQPFRSRRWLFAHQGSIQDFPSIRAGLLAGVPDFLQRQIRGETESEVAFALFLERLWATGHADDPRLGAEVAGRLLADTAQALSKASVKAGAARVSTVNLLATNGYVLVATRVGAQPLYYTRLEGTDRCEVCGITPSSPETQPGVAAHRRRRSVVVATHLTRPTGWVELAEGTTLVVGSDLQVRHLTP
- the dnaK gene encoding molecular chaperone DnaK, yielding MSDDIAIGIDLGTSTSCVSVVHEGQPFVIPNEWGETTHASCVSFLEDGSVLVGNAAKRNIITNAESTVYSAKRLIGRYFFSDEVKKAQAVMPYRIVEGDNNSVRIAVRGQTYSLPEISALVLKEMKAIAETYLGREVHKAVITVPAYFNDNQRQATKDAGRIAGLEVLRILNEPTAAALAYGFGRDVNQRVVVYDLGGGTFDVSILEIGKDVFEVLSTAGDTYLGGDDFDDRIMTWLADDFLKRTRLDLRQNKFCLQMLKDAAERAKIDVGGTGVADVNCQGICQDASGQVLDLTAKLTQDQFNRMVMDLVQRTFKVCDEALQSARMTAADIDAVILVGGPTRLPIIRNSVRHYFQKEPKEGINPDQVVAMGAALQANALQDSATETFLVDVTPLSLRIGTVGGYTEKIIDKNTPVPIDRSKTFTTSRDGQEKVKIRVYQGESNRADECEMLGEFEFSGFRIGYRGEVKIDVTFEINTDGMVNVSAMDQETGQKTSTTLTMSSGMSEADIQRSIQANKQTQLAGHGNNDLPAVASGRRR